CAAATGACTCAAAGGTAAATCGTGACGGCATCAAAATGGCATTTTAGTTTTCGCGATGTCACCTACGCCACCTGAAGATGGCCCATTGGCAATTCGCCTTGTGCGCTTGGGTGACGAAGTTCCCATAGAGTTTCTTTTGCGGAAACTCGGCGCATCCCCTGCAAATGCCTGCTCACCATTGCTCTCGGGCTCCCAAAAGCAGTCCAACCGCGGTCCTGTAATAGTGCGTTGGCACGAATGGCGGCTAAGGGCCGAAATTCCCCGTCTTCTTACTCTTTTCAGTGCGACTTCAAAATCCCCCATAAGCGCGCCCGTCCGTGAGCGGATAGAAGTGCCTCTATCGCTTCCTTTTCCTAATATGTCCCGAAGTCCCGCGCTTTCGTTAAACGACTGACTGATCCTTGTGCCATGTTTTCGCCATTGATAACAGAGGCTTGCCCTCTTTCGCCTGCACATGGGGTTTTGCGCGATGTGCAGGTAAACCGGTTGTGCAGACAAGGGGTTAGGGTGCTTTTGCACCATCACCTTTTATCTTGCCCTCACTAACCGGGCTGTTCCTGTCAAGCCCATTTCCAGTTCGGTGCGCTTTAACTCCTGCAATGCTGTCATCGCTTTTGCCTCCTTTCATTGCTGTTTCGCCTTCATTTGTCTGCACATCGGCGGCGCGTTCTGGCGGTCCATGCCCTACTTCGTGATCGGATTATCCCGTCACATGCTGTTGTTTGAGGGGTGAAAGGCCCAAGCCCTCAGCGTCGTGGTCGATCATCAAAACGATGTTTTCACATGCAAGATAACGGGCTCTTTCCTCCCGCGGCCCCGCCAGGGGACGCTCCGCACGAGGGCGGATTCGGGTGTTAAATTGTTGTCTATTTCCTCTTTTGTTTCATCAAAATCATGTTCGTCTCCACGCTCATGCGGCGGCTTTTTCAGCTGAAAATTGGAACTCCGTGCCGTCGACCCACATGCGATGCATGATCACGGCGAGCTTACGGCCAACGGCGACACAGGCGCATTTGAAGCCATTTCGGCGTTGGATTCTGAGCCCCCAGGACTTCAGTGCGGACCACTTCTGCACACGGCACAGGATGGAATTACCAGCTTCGAACAGCAGCGTTCGAACCTCGCCGTCACCACATTTTGAGATGCGTCCTTCTTGATCAACCGTGCCGGATTGAAAGCGTTGCGGCGTCATCCCGAAATAGGCGCCAACGGTTTTGGAGTGTCGAAAGCGCTTCGGATCATCGATCCCGGACATGACAGCGACGGCCGTCATCGGGCCAACACCAGGAATGGTCATGAAGCCGCGCGTCACAGGATTAGCTTTCGCCGCCAGCATTATCAGGCGCTCGCACCGGGTAAATTGAACGAGCAGAACGCTGCGCGCCTGCAGCATGGGGTCAATCATCTCGTGCAGAAATGGATCTTCATTGCACAATAACTCACGCATTCGATGATCGAACTTGGCTCGCGAGATATGACCCGTCTTGATGCCAAAGACCTTCAACGTGCCGCGAATGGTGTTCTCGATATCGAGAAACTTACGCTTCAGCATGCGCCTGTTGGCCAGCAGAATGCGCAAGCGATGGCTCTCATCGCTCTTGACGTGGACCTCGCGAAACCAGCCCGTGCGCATCATTTGCGCGATGCCCTTGGCGTCGTTCCGGTCGGTCTTGTTGCGCATGGCGCTCAGCGCCGTTTGAACGCATCTTGCCTCGAACTTCGGCAGACCTAGACCCTGGGAGATTACGTCGGCAGTCATTTGCCGAACTCTAGGTGCGGGTGCTCCCTCTTTCCAATCCCATTCGCTTTTCTGTTCGGTGAAGGTCTTGAGCAACTCCCGCACTTCTCGAGCGTCTTAGCCCGCGATCTTATCAGGAATGTCCATTTCCGCTCATATTCTTACGCCTGAGATCGACGGTGACCTATCGTGGTCAACTGGTCTCTTTCAGATGTCAGTACCGATCTGAAACTTGTCGCCAGCCACTTGGGGATGCACGCTCACGAGCTTTTCTATGAACAGATTCAGCAGCTGGCTTCTCTTATTCGCTGTTTTAGTAGTGAACTCGTAGAGACAATTGTAGCCAATCTTTTCAGGCAGGATTGGGCGTATCTCGTCCGTTTCCACCCAGTGGCGGGCGTAGTGGTAGGGAAGATAGGCAGTATACTTTCCAGACAGAATGAGAGTCACGAGCCCTTCGACGGTGGAGGCAGATGCGCCAACAAGGAACTTGCGTTCGAACGATGGAAGCTGTGTGGTAGAGACATAGCCGCGGGCAGCGTGTTCTTCGGTGAACACCTCTTCCAAGTCAATATTGTCAGGAGCCCTTTCAAACAATGGATGTTGACGGCCGCAATAGAGGTTCATTCCAGAGGTGAACAAGGGCTGATATTCCAGTCCCTGTCGTCTGGCGGGAAAGAAACCGATACCCATATCACAAGCACCATCGAGCACCATCTGCTCTACTTCGTTTGTTGCTACAACATAAAGAACAACTTCTGAGTTGTTTCCTTGCTCCTTGAAATCACGAATAGCCTCATGCAACCGAAGGTTCTCACTAAACACCGAGCCATCAACGACACTCACGTGAAGTCGACCACTCAGCCGTCCAGAGGAGGCGGCGACCGATGACCGGAACTCATCGATCGATCTAAATAGGGTCTGACAGGCTTCAAAGACGTCCTTGCCTTCGCTGGTCAACCAGAAGCCTGAACGACCTCGGTGGCAAAGCGTTACACCCAAACGCTCCTCCAGCTGTTTCATCTGCATACTAATATTGGCTTGAGAGACATTGAGTGCGGACTGCGACGCTGCAAATCCCCCACAGCGAACGACCGTCATGAACACCCGCAACAGCCGGATATCGATATCTGACACTGAACCGCGCATTCGAATCCTTACTTCAGTCAGTACTTAAGTGAGGTTAAGTTAATTTACATGGTTCGGCAATCAATCCTCCTCCAATATCTATATTGTTGCATCCGTAAGAGAGCGGATTGGCAATTCATATGCGAAGAATGGAACGAATGGACATTTTCTTTACTGTCACGCTCAATGCGATGACACTTATAAGTATCCTGATGTTGGTGGGCCTAGGCCTTGGCATCATTTACGGGTTGATGGGAGTGATCAACCTGTCCCATGGCGAGTTCGTCACTATCGGCGCGTTCAGTCTGGCATTCGTTCAGGCCATGGGTGGCAGCTTCTGGCTGGCCCTGCTCATCGCACCCATTATCGGCGGTCTGGTGGGTTTGCTGATCGAGCAATCCATCATCAGACATCTCTACACCCGGCCCCTTGCAACCATCATGGCGACCTGGGGCCTGTCGCTGATCATTCAGCAGATGCTTCAGCTCATCTTCGGCGCTTCTCCGCAGAAGGTCTTCTCGCCAATCTCCGCCACCGTCTCGATCTTCGGAGCCAACTATCCCGTTTACCGGCTGGTCCTGATTTCTCTCGCCATCTCACTGATGGTGTCGTGCTACCTTCTGATGAAGAAGACGCGTTTTGGTCTCGATCTGCGTACGGTTATTCAGAACCCGGACATGGCTGACGCCTTGGGTATCAACACCAAGCGGGTCTATGCCATCGCCTTTTCACTTGGTGCTGCGTTCGCTGCCATCGCAGGTGTGCTGATCGCGCCGCTGACCGCAGTGGTTGCTCATATGGGAGTTAACTACCTGGCGCGTTCCTTTTTTGTCGTCATCGTTGGTGGTGCAGGAAGTGTGCCCGGCGTTGTCGCTGGCAGTACCTTCGTCGGCGGTATTGAGACACTTCTCAACTACGCGATACCTGCCACACTTTCTCAAGCTCTCGTGCTCGTCTTCGCCATCGTCCTGGTCCGCATGAAGCCAACCGGCTTGGTGGAAAGGTGATGGCCATGGATCATTCTACAAACAAGTCCCGCACAACGCGGGGCCGGTATCTCGCGCTTCTCACGGTTCTTGCTCTCGCCGCCGTCCTGGCCACACCATTGTTCGTTGGCGTCTATTCAGCGTCTCTCATCCGCGATGCCCTTTTGTTCGCATTGCTGGCTCTGGCGCTGGACTTCCTTTGGGGCAAGACAGGCGTTCTCAGCTTCGGTCATGCCGCTTTCTTCGGAGCTGGAGCTTATGGCGCGGCGATCATCTCGACACGGTTTGGCCTCGACCCCGCACTGGGCTCCTGGGCCGGCCTGCTTGCTGGCATTCTGATCTCTGCGACCATTGCTCTAATCGTTGGATACTTCCTGATCTTCGGGGGCGTGCGCGATTCCTATTTCACAATCGTGACGCTCGCCCTTGCCGTGATTGCCGATCACGTTGTGACCGGCTGGTCCAGCGTCACAGGCGGAGATGCGGGCATCCTCGGAATACCGCCCCTTCACTTCCCATCGTCAGATGGTTGGGCCGCGCTGTCTCCCCTGGCACTCTACTGGTTCATCGCAGGCATCGTGAGCGTGGTCGGGTTTTCCGTCTGGTGGGCATGTCGCGGACGCTACGGCGCGGTTCTCAAATCCATCGAGGACAACGAGCAGAGGTCCCAGGCGCTCGGTCACAACACCTCTCTGCACCTGTTGATCGTCTTCGTTCTCTCCGCATCGATCGCGGCGCTCGGTGGCGGTCTCTATGCCTCGACGGTGGGCTTCGTCGCGAAGGATACCATCGGACTTTTGCTCTCGACACAGGCGATCATCTGGGTCGCGATTGGTGGCCGTGGCACCCTGATCGGACCCGTGCTTGCGACCATCCTCGTCATCTGGCTCGAACAGGAAATCACGAGCATCGACACCAAGTTCTGGCCGCTGGCGATGGGGGGCTTGTTCATCCTGGCCGTCTTCGCCTTCCCCGATGGCATCCTCAAAACACTGGAACGCCTCTTCAACCGCCTCCGCTCGTCTGCGGAGCCAAAGGAGGCAAAAGGAAATGACTGACGCATTGCTCACAGGAACCGACCTCAACAAGCGATTTGGCGGTGTTGTAGCTGTCGACAACGTGTCGATCTCGATTGCACCGCTCGAAGTCAAATGCATCATCGGCGCGAACGGGGCGGGCAAGAGCTCCCTGTTCAACGTGCTATGCGGTGCGCTGAAGCCTGATAGCGGCGAACTGCTGTTCGACGGTCAATCCATTCTGGGGCTGCCGCTCTACAAGTTCTCCCGCGTCGGCATCGCACGCAAGTTCCAAATCCCCAGTGTCTTTGACTCTCTTACGGTCGCTCAGAACCTGGAAACGGCCATTCTTGGTCGGATGTCGTCCGCCGAGGTCGCATCAAAGACTGCTGACATCCTTCGGCAGGTCGATCTGACCGATATTCAAGACCAACTCGCCGGCAACCTAGCCCATGGTCAGAAATAATGGCTCGAGATCGGCATGGCGATCATGTCGAACCCGAAGCTGCTTTTGCTGGATGAGCCGACAGCGGGGATGACTCTAGATGAAACCCAAAAGACAGCCGAGCTGATCCATCGACTGTCCGAGCGTATGGCGGTGATCGCCATTGAGCATGATATGGCCTTCGTCCGCGCGCTCGCCTGCCACACCTATGTGATGCACCAGGGCAAGATCATTGCTGAAGGTGACTTCTCCGATATCGAGAACAACGAGCTTGTTCGCGATGTCTATCTGGGGAGGGCCTGACATGCTTGCCGCGCGCGATCTCAAGGCTGGCTATGGCCATGTCCCCGTACTCCACGATGTGTCGTTTTCGCTCACAAAGGGCGAAACGTTGGTGCTCTTGGGCCGAAACGGAGTCGGCAAGACCACCCTGCTGAAATCACTCATCGGGATCACAACGCCAACTTCGGGTGAAATACTGTTGAATGATGAAAACGTCACCGGTTGGGCACCCCACAAGCTCGCCTATGCCGGCGTTGCCTACGTACCCCAGGGCCGCGGGATATTCGGAAAACTTACCGTTGAAGAAAATCTGCTGGTCGGCTTGCGCAGTCGTAATGACGGTCGCAAGACCATTCCCGACGAAATCTGGGACATGTTCCCGATCCTGCGCGAACGCATCGACCAACTGGCGGGCACGTTCTCAGGCGGTCAGCAGCAGATCCTCGCGCTTGCACGGGCGCTTTGCGGTGCACCCGAACTGATGCTGCTCGATGAGCCTTCGGAAGGCATTCAGCCATCCATCGTCCAGCAGATCGGCGACCTGCTCAAAACCTTCAATCAGGACTTGAACCTCACCGTCTTGCTCGTCGAGCAGAACCTTGAATTGGCCAAGCGCTCAGCCACCCGCTGCCTCGTGATGGAGAAAGGGAGAATCTCCGGCCAGCTCAGCAAAGAAGATCTCCAGGATGAAGACAAGGTTTTCAAGGCCTTGGCGCTTTGATCGTCCAAAACAGCAGGGAAAGGATTACCTATGACTGACAACACCAAATACAAGGGGAGCATTGGCAGACGCTCCGTTCTGAAAGCAGGCAGCGCGCTTGCAGCGGCTGGCATCGGCACACTCGCCATGCCATCTATCTTGCGCGCCGCGGAAGACAAGATCAAAATCGGCTTTCACTCGGGTCTGACGGGTCTGGAGACACTTCTCGGAGAGACACAGGTGAACTGCTTTAAGATGGCGGTTGACGAGATCAATGCCGCAGGTGGTGCTGCTGGACGCGAAATAGAGTATCTGATCGAAGACAACCAGACATCGACGCGCGGTGCGATCGATAAGACCCGCAAGTTCATCCAGCAAGACAATGTCGACGTCATAATCGGCATGATCACGAGCCTAGAGCGTTCCGCAGCGCTCAGCGTGTCGGTACCCGCAAAAAAACTTGTGATCTATCCAACCTATTATGAAGGTGGTGAATGCGAACGCTATCTCGCATGCACCGGTCAGATTCCAAACCAGTCGGTCGATCCGTTCGTGCCGTGGATCGAGAAGAATGTCGGCACATCCGTCTACATCATAGGTTCGGACTATGGGTGGCCGCGAGAAACCGCTAAGGCGATTTCCGCTGCTTTTGAAAAATCGGGTAGCACAACGCTTGGAACGGAGTTCTTCCCGTTTGGCACGCAAGACTTTGGTCCGGCACTGGATCGGGTTCGAGCGGCTAAACCGGACGTTGTCTGGGAACTCTGCGCAGGCGCTGACGCGCTGACCTTCCTCAAGCAGTTCGCCAGTTTCAAACCAGGTGGTCAGTTGCTCACGAACGGCCTGGATGAACTCTTCACGACCGCGATGGACGGGGCCGATGTGGAAGGCATCATTGTCAACCAGTCCTACTTCTCGTCGCTTGATACAGAGGCCAACAAAACCTTCCTTGCTAACTACCGCTCGAAATATGGCGCGGACAGGCACGTCAATTCGATCGCGGAATCAACCTATGTCGGCACATGGCTTTATGCGAAAGCCGTCGATAAGGCCGGAACCACCGATACGGAAAAAGTCATCGACGCCATGGCCGGACTGAAATTCGGTGCGCCGCAGGGCGAAGTCACATTTGATGGCACGAACAACCACCTGGCTGTTCACAGCATCATTGGCCGGTGCCGCAATGATGGTCTCTACGACATCATTGAAGACTTCGGTGCCATTACACCATCGGTCCCAGGCTGCAACCTAACCTAATCGAGCAAGCCTTCGACCCCTGGTCGTCCCGGACAACTCCCACCGGGACGGCCACTTCATTTTTGAACCTTCAATTCTTGCCGGATGACCTCGCCGGCAATCCCATAGGCGCGTGTTTTGACATCTGACATCCAACATAATGATTGCATTGCATCCCTACGCGTTCGTCTGGATAAACGCGAGGTCAGCGCCGCTGAAGTTTGCGACAAGGCATTGTGCCGCATCAATGACTGCAACGATCGGCTAAATGCGTTTTCGATGGTGTTTGCTGCGACCGCTAGAAGCGATGCGCATGCCGTTGATCAGATGGTTAGGGCAGAACACCCGCTCGGAGCGCTCGCGGGTGTTCCGATCGCAATCAAAGACAATATCGATACCTTGCCCGGGCCCTGCCGTGCCGGACTTGAACTCTTCAATGACCATGTGCCGGCACGGGATGCTGCAATCGTCAATTCTTTGCGCAAGGCGGGCGCCACTGTTCTTGGTGTTACCCGCACAGACGCAGGTGCGTTCGGCGTGACCACGCCGGATGTCATTAACCCCAAAAGTCCCTCGCGCATTGTCGGCGGATCGAGCGGGGGCTCAGCTGCGGCCGTCGCAGCGGGTCAGTGCTTTGCTGCCATTGGCACGGATACAGGCGGGAGTATTCGTATTCCGGCTGCTTGTTGTGGTGTCTTCGGATTCAAGCCGACCTTAGGTCGTATCTCGCTCGATGGCGTACGTCCGCTTTCGGATTCTTTTGACCATGTCGGACCGATCGCAAACTGTCTCGATGATGTGATTGCGGTTATGGACGTCATTGATCCGGACCTGACTCAAACCGACGACAAATCTCTCCAAAAACCCTTGGTTCTCGGTGTCCCTAGAAACTGGATACATGACGCTAGCAAAGAGGTTCTGGAGAACTTCCAGGCTTTCCTGAGAGCCGCTAAAGCCTTTGGCTTTGGCGTGCTGGATTTGGAGATCCCGACACCGGCCGAAGCCCTACCCATTCACATTGTGCTGTCGCTTCATGAAGCCGCCCAACACTATAGCCACCTATCCTATGACGCGCTATGTGCTCTGCCCGATCCATTGTGTGAGGGTGTTGAGGTCGGACGGGCAGTTACGCCATTTGAACTCGAAAACGCTAGAGACAAAAGAGCTGCTCTTGTAAGTCGGATCGACGCTGCCCTTGAAACGGTCGACGCATTGGCCATGCCAACACTGCCGATCGAACCTCCGGAACGTGGGTCAACAGCGGCTGTTATTGGTGCGGAAGTCTTCGACCTTCTTTCAGCTTTGATCCACTACACAGCCACCTTCGATCAAACTGGGAACCCCGCTCTTGCCTGCCCTTGGGGGCAGTTATCCTGCGGCATGCCCGGCAGCATCCAGCTGGTCGGGCGCAGGGACGAGGATCTCCGTTTACTCCGACTGGCGAAGGAATTGGGGCTATGAGCACAACCAAAAAGCAATCGCGAACCGCCTTCCTTTGGGACGAAAGGTGCTTCTGGCACTTTGGAGGTAATTACGCACAGCTTGCACCGGTTCGTGAGCATGTTCAGCCGATGGTCGCCGGCGGCCTACCCGAAGCCCCGGAAACAAAACGGCGTCTGAAAAACCTTCTCGACGTGACCGGACTCAGCGATGAGCTGATCATGCGCAGCGGAGCCCCTGCGACCTACGAAGACGCATTGCGTGTCCACACGGCAGACTATCTTGAACAGTTCAAAAACCTCTCCGATGCAAATGGTGGAGAACTCGGCTTAAGAACCCCGTTCGGACCCGGCGCATTTGAAATCGCGCTTCTGTCGGCGGGTTTGGTCAAGGATGCGATGAAAGGTGTCCTTTCTGGTGATTATCACAATGCATATGCTCTCTCGCGCCCGCCAGGACACCATAGCCTGCCCGACTGGCCCAACGGGTTTTGCCTGCTGAACAATATCGCCATCGCTGTCGAGGCGGCAAAGGCAGACAAATTGACACAGCGGGTCGCCATTCTGGATTGGGATGTTCATCACGGCAACGGAACCGAGCATATCTTTCTCGAGCGATCCGATGTGCTGACGATCTCTATTCACCAGGACCGATGCTACCCTTGGGACACCGGGTTCATTGATCAGATTGGTTCTGGTGAAGGTAAAGATGCCAATATGAACATCCCGCTCCAGCCAGGGGCCGGTCATGCCACATATTTGGAAGCCATGGAGCGGCTCGTTCTGCCAAAGCTTCGCGACTTCGCTCCGGACGTGATCGTTATCGCTTGCGGTTTTGATGCCTCGGGTGTCGATCCCCTGGCTCGAATGTTGTGCACCTCCCACACGTATCGGGAGATGACCGCGCTCCTGATGGAGTTTGATCAAGCCCGATTGGTGGCAGCCCATGAAGGCGGCTATTCCGAAGTCCATGTCCCGTTTTGCGGCCACGCAATGCTCGAGCAGATGTCCGGCAGTGCCATCCGGGCCATCGATCCGCTACAGGAGCGGCTCGAAAAGCAGCAACCGGATGCAGGCCTGCAGAACTATCACTCCGAGCAAATCACCAAAATGGTGGAGCACTTCGGAACGAGTTGAACCGACCAAAAAACACAAGACCGCATGCGCGCATCACCGTGTGATCGCGCCAGGACAATAGATATGAAGGAGACTGCCAGATGGGCACCAATGCAGCCGTTCAGGAGAGGAAGACCAATAGCATCGCCCGCGGCGTCGGGATGATGACGCAGGTTTATGCGGACCGGGCCGAGAATGCTGAGGTCTGGGATGTCGAAGGCAATCGCTATATCGATTTTGCCGCCGGTATTGCGGTTGTGAATACGGGCCATCGCCATCCCAGGGTCATTGATGCCGTCAAGGCGCAACTGGATCGATTTACGCATACCTGCCATCAGGTCGTTCCCTATGAGAACTATGTCGGGCTTGCCGAAAGACTCAATGACAGCGTGCCGGGTGACTTCGAGAAGAAGACCGTCTTTGTGACGACAGGCGCGGAAGCAACTGAAAATGCGGTCAAGATCGCCCGGGCAGCGACCGGCAGATCGGCGGTGATCGCCTTTACCGGCGGTTTTCACGGGCGCACATTCATGGGCATGGCGCTGACCGGTAAGGTGGTCCCTTATAAGAAAGGCTTTGGCGCCATGCCGGGGGACGTGTTCCATGTACCGTTCCCGGTCGAGCTTCACGGCATTTCAGTTGGCGACTCGATCGCGGCGCTCGACAAGCTGTTCAGGGCGGATGTCGATCCGGCGCGGGTTGCTGCCATTGCCATTGAACCCGTGCAGGGTGAGGGTGGTTTTTATGAAGCGCCGAAGGAACTCCTGGTCCATTTGCGCAAGATCTGCGACGAACACGGGATCCTTCTGATCGCGGACGAGGTACAGACTGGATTTGCACGGACCGGCAAGGTGTTTTGTATGGAGCACCATGATGTCGCCGCGGACCTGACCTGCATGGCCAAGGGGCTTGGCGGCGGTTTTCCGATCGCCGCCGTGACGGGGCGAGCGGACGTCATGGATGCGGCGGATCCGGGCGGGCTCGGCGGTACTTATGGCGGAAGCCCCATCGGCATTGCCGCCGCACACGCCGTTCTCGATGTCATTGAGGATGAAGGCCTGTGCGAGCGGGCAAATCAACTGGGCGCCCGTCTCAAGCAGCGCCTTGCAGCAATGCGTGAGACAACACCGGAGATTACCGACATTCGCGGTCCCGGCTTCATGAATGCGGTCGAGTTCAATCTTCCGGACGGTTCGGCGCCGCATCCCGGTTTTGCCAATGCGGTCAAGGCACACGCCCTTGAGCGAGGGCTTATCCTCCTGACCTGCGGGGTCCATGGAAATGTCATTCGTTTCCTTGCGCCTTTGACCATTCAGGACGATATTTTCAATGAGGCGCTCGACATTCTTGAAGCATCGGTTGGTGATGCCAGAGCGGAACTCGGAGGCTAGTCATGGATTTACCGCCAAAACTATCGAACGGTTCGTTGCTGTTGACCAGTGCCTTTATTGGCGGGGAATGGATGGATGCCTCTTCTTCGGGGGATCGTTTTGACGTGCGCAATCCGTCAACAGGCGATGTGATTACGTCGTTGCCGGATATGGGTGTTGAAGAAACCCGGGCCGCGATTGATGCCGCCCATGACGCTCAAAGGGACTGGGCCGCCAGGACAGGCAAGGAACGCGCCGCAGTCCTGCGCAAATGGCACGATCTGATGGTGGCCAATGCGGATGATCTCGGCGCCATCTTATGTGCCGAGATGGGAAAACCGCTGGCCGAGGCCAAGGGTGAGATCCTCTATGGTGCGAGCTTCATCGAGTGGTTTGCCGAGGAAGCCAAACGCGTCTACGGCGATGTCATCCCCGGCCATCAGCCCGACAAACGCATCATCGTGCTGAAACAGCCTGTCGGTGTGGTTGCCTCGATTACGCCATGGAACTTCCCGAACGCCATGATCGCGCGAAAGGTCGGACCGGCGCTGGCGGTCGGCTGTGCGTTCATTGCCAAGCCTGCCGCCGAAACACCGCTTTCCGCGCTGGCAATGGCCTATCTTGCAGAACAGGCCGGCCTTCCGAAAGGTTTGCTGTCGGTTGTTACATCCAAGCGGTCCTCGGTGATCGGTAAAGAGTTCTGCGAGAATGAAAAGGTCCGCAAGCTGACCTTCACCGGTTCGACGGAGGTGGGCCGGATCCTGATGAAGCAATCCGCCGACCAGATCATGAAGACATCGATGGAGCTCGGCGGCAACGCACCCTTTATCGTGTTT
This portion of the Hoeflea prorocentri genome encodes:
- a CDS encoding 4-aminobutyrate--2-oxoglutarate transaminase, which encodes MGTNAAVQERKTNSIARGVGMMTQVYADRAENAEVWDVEGNRYIDFAAGIAVVNTGHRHPRVIDAVKAQLDRFTHTCHQVVPYENYVGLAERLNDSVPGDFEKKTVFVTTGAEATENAVKIARAATGRSAVIAFTGGFHGRTFMGMALTGKVVPYKKGFGAMPGDVFHVPFPVELHGISVGDSIAALDKLFRADVDPARVAAIAIEPVQGEGGFYEAPKELLVHLRKICDEHGILLIADEVQTGFARTGKVFCMEHHDVAADLTCMAKGLGGGFPIAAVTGRADVMDAADPGGLGGTYGGSPIGIAAAHAVLDVIEDEGLCERANQLGARLKQRLAAMRETTPEITDIRGPGFMNAVEFNLPDGSAPHPGFANAVKAHALERGLILLTCGVHGNVIRFLAPLTIQDDIFNEALDILEASVGDARAELGG
- a CDS encoding NAD-dependent succinate-semialdehyde dehydrogenase, yielding MDLPPKLSNGSLLLTSAFIGGEWMDASSSGDRFDVRNPSTGDVITSLPDMGVEETRAAIDAAHDAQRDWAARTGKERAAVLRKWHDLMVANADDLGAILCAEMGKPLAEAKGEILYGASFIEWFAEEAKRVYGDVIPGHQPDKRIIVLKQPVGVVASITPWNFPNAMIARKVGPALAVGCAFIAKPAAETPLSALAMAYLAEQAGLPKGLLSVVTSKRSSVIGKEFCENEKVRKLTFTGSTEVGRILMKQSADQIMKTSMELGGNAPFIVFDDADLDAAVEGAMISKYRNNGQTCVCANRIYVQAGIYDAFAEKLVKAVKAMKIGDGFEEGVTAGPLISDDAVAKVEEHIADATSKGASIITGGRKHALGGTFFEPTVLTGVTKDMLIASDETFGPVAPLFKFDTVDDVIEQANDTIFGLASYFYAKDLSRVWQVAEALEYGMVGVNTGLISTEVAPFGGVKQSGTGREGSKYGCDDYLEMKYVCLSGV